Part of the Geoanaerobacter pelophilus genome, CCATCTACCAGGGTAAGGAATTCTGCGGGATCCGCCTGGAATTTAAAAAAGGCCGGATCATCAAGGCAGAATGCACCGGGATGAATGAAGAGCTAAACAAAATTCTGGATTCAGATGAGGGTGCTCGCTATATCGGCGAATTTGCCATTGGGGTCAATCCCGGGATTCGCAGGCCGATGCGCAATATCCTGTTTGACGAAAAGATATTCGGCTCCATTCATTTTACCCCCGGACAGTGTTATGATGAGTGTGACAACGGCAATAAATCCGCTGTTCACTGGGACATGGTCAAACTCCTTTCCGGGGATGGAGAGATCTGGTTTGACAATAAACTGATCCAGAAAGACGGGCTTTTTGTGCCGAAAGAGCTGTCATGTCTGAACCCGGAAGACTGAAATGCTGCTTGCCATAAACCACGAAAATCCGCAACCACGCCTTATTGAGCGCGTTGCTGCCACTCTGGAAAAGGGCGGGATCATCGCCTATCCGACAGACACGACCTATGGGATTGGCTGCAGCATTTTCAATAAACGTGGCATTGAGCGCATTTACCAGCTTAAGCAACGTGAAAAGAAAAAACCTTTTTCCTTTATCTGTGCTGATCTTTCCGAGGTGGCGCGCTATGCCAAGGTCAGTAACTATGCGTTTAAGGTTATGAAAAGACTCCTCCCCGGTCCTTACACTTTTGTCCTGGATGCGGGGAGTGTTGTTCCGGATCTGCTGTTAACAAGGCAGAAGACGGTTGGTATCCGCATTCCTGACAACAGGATTTGCCTGGAAATTGTCAAACGGCTGGCACATCCCATTATTACCACAAGCGCCAACCGTTCAGGTGAAGACCCAATAGGTGATCCTCAGCAAATAGTCGACGAGATGGGCAACGATCTAGACATCATTATCGACGGGGGTCTCCTGCCTGCAGATGTAAGCTCAGTGGTGAGTCTTATCGGCAATCAACCTGAGGTGCTCAGGGTTGGAGTCGGTGATGTTGGTTGGTGCAGCTAACATATCAGCAGATCCGGACATATCGATTCTCAGCTATCTTCATTAATCCTTGCATTTTCATTATTGATGCGGTATGAGAAAGTCCTGGTCAATTCGGGTTGGCGCAAAAATCCTTGACAACCTTTTCTGTATCACTATACTGAAAAGCTTTGAACGCCAAGGGACAGGTGCCAAGTGATCATCCGCGTTAACGACATAACCGACAAGGTGCGTCGCATAACTGCTGTCGAGGAAATAGCCGAGCACCCCGTACTCAAGGCGCTACAGGATGATGGTGAATGCACTTTTCGTTCGCCGCTGTCGCTTGAGTTCTCGATAGTCAGAGAGTACGACCATATTCGCGTTGAAGGGGTTGTGTCAGTAAACGTAACACTGGCCTGCTCCAGGTGCCTCGCTGCTTACGAAACTGGATTGAAGTCAGAGTTTACGATTTTCTACTCCAAGTCCAAAGACCGGTTCACTCCTGATGAAGAGGTGGAACTGGGTGAAAAAGAACTTGTGTCGGCATATTACGAAGGTGACGAGATTGATGTTGCACCTGAAATCGCTGATCATGTATTGATAGAGCTTCCGCTCAAACCGCTGTGCACAACCAGCTGCCAAGGGCTTTGTTCGACCTGCGGGGCAGATCTTAATACAACAACTTGTAGATGCTCAGAAACAAGCACTGGTTTTGCGTTTAGTGCATTGAAGAATTTCAAGGTGGAAAGATAACAAAAGGAGAGCATAAATATGGCAGTACCCAAGAAAAAGACATCCAAATCACGCAAGAATATGAGACGTGCCCACGATTTTCTTACCGCTCCGGCTACATCTGTTTGCCCTCAGTGCAAGTCGCCAAAGATGCCGCACAGGGTATGCCCTTCATGCGGGACTTATAAAGGGAAAGAAATCCTGAAGACCGAAGACCTCTAAATCTGATCACACTGCCACCCTGACTGGTTATTTGCTATGAGAGTTGCTATAGATGCGATGGGGGGAGACAACGCTCCTGGTGTCGAGGTGGAGGGTGCTGTCAATGCCGCTCGCGAATTCGGTATTCCGGTAACCCTTGTTGGTGACGAAGACCGGATACGTGCGGAACTGGCTCATTATGACTCCACGGGACTTGATATACAGATCAAGCATGCCAGTGAAGTTGTCGGGATGCATGATTCCCCTTCTGATGCAATACGAAAGAAAAAAGACTCGTCCATACGCGTTGCCTTTGAACTGGTAAAGAGCGGGGATGCCGAAGCTGTGGTCAGTGCCGGAAACTCCGGAGCGACCATGGCAGCAGGCATGTTTGTGCTCAAACGGATCAAAGGCATCGAGCGTCCTGCTATTGCGCAGATATTCCCAACGCTCAAGGGGAAGACCCTTGTCCTTGATGTCGGAGGGAATGTCGACTGCAAACCTGTTCATCTTGTTCACTTTGCCATAATGGGCTCGGTGTATGCCCGTTCTATCATGGGGATCGAAACCCCGCGCATAGGTCTTCTTTCGAATGGGGAAGAGGAGAGCAAAGGTAACGAATTGACGCGCGAGACCAACGCTTTTCTGAAAGATGCGCCAATTAGTTATGCCGGGTATATCGAGGGACGGGATATTTTTGCCGGAGCTGTTGATGTCGTTGTTTGCGACGGCTTTGTCGGCAATGTCGTGTTGAAACTTTCTGAGGGGCTTTCAGAAGCTGTGGGCAAGATGCTCAAAGAAGAGATCCTGAAAAGCTTTCTTCCTAAAATTGGCTTTCTTCTTGCCCGTCCGGCATTCCAGCGTTTCATGAAAAAAGTCGATTACGCCGAATACGGCGGTGCCCCGCTTTTGGGTATTGATGGTGTTGGCATGATCTGCCACGGTGGCTCAAACACCAAAGCCATCAAAAATGCCATTAAGTTTGCTCACGAGTATGCCCAGCGGGGAGTTAACCAGAAGATGGCGGAAAAGCTCCAGGAGAATTTTGCGCGGTCAACTCAGCCGGAGGGGCTTAACAAGGAAACTGCAATCAGCTGAGGTATTGGGGGAACTGATGTTACGGCCAGTAATCCTGGGAACCGGTTGTGCAGTGCCGGCTAAAATACTTACAAATGCCGATCTAGAGCGTATGGTGGACACCACCGACGAATGGATTACGTCTAGGACCGGTATAGCTGAACGTCACATTGCCTCTTCTGGTGAATATACCTCTACTTTCGCAACAAAGGCTGCAGAACTGGCGCTGGAAAAAGCCGGTGTTACGGCAGATGAAATAGAACTGATAGTCGTTGCTACTGTAACCCCTGATTTTCCGTTTCCGTCAACCGCATGCCTTGTTCAGAACAATATCAAAGCCTCTCGCGCCGCCGCGTTTGATATCTCAGCAGCCTGTTCCGGTTTTCTCTACGGGCTATCGCTTGTTGAGAAGATGATAATTACCGGAAGCATCAGTAAGGCCTTGGTGATCGGGGCTGAAGTTCTTTCCCGGGTAGTGGACTGGAGTGATCGTAATACCTGTTGTCTCTTCGGTGATGGTGCCGGTGCGGTAGTTCTCGGTACATCTCAATCAGGGAATGGTATTCTTTCCACCCACATCCACAGCGATGGCAGTTACTGGGACCTCCTGTTTCAGCCAGGGATTGGCAACAGAAACCCAGCCTCAAAGAAAGCGCTGGAAGAGCGGCTCATGTTCCTGCAGATGCAGGGAAACGAAGTGTTCAAGCTTGCTGTGAGGGCAATGGAAGACGCCGCCCACGAAGCGCTTGATGCAAACGATCTTAAGCTAGACGATATCGATCTTTTTATCCCTCATCAGGCTAACCGCCGGATAATTGATGCAATCGGCAAACGTCTCGGTATCAATAACGACAGGATCTTCGTCAACCTCCATAAATACGGGAACACCTCAGCGGCCTCCATTCCGATTGCCCTTGATGAAGCAAACCGCAGCGGAAGAATCCAGCCAGGGAATCTACTGCTCCTTGATTCCTTTGGTGGTGGGTTGACCTGGGCATCCACCCTGATCCGCTGGTAATTTATACTAATTCTTTCCACGGAGTTAAAATGTCTAAACGCGCTTTTATTTTCCCAGGCCAAGGTTCCCAGTTTGCAGGGATGGGTAAAGATCTGGCTCAAAATTTCAAAATTGCGCAGGATGTTTTCAGTGAAGCCGATGACGCCCTGGGATTCAAACTTTCGGAGTTATGTTTTAACGGTCCGGATGAGGACCTCAAGCTGACTACCAATACTCAGCCAGCGATACTGACGGTCAGCATTGCCGCTTTGCGCGTCCTGCAGGCTGAAAAGGGGCTTCAGGCTGACTATTTTGCCGGTCATTCTTTAGGTGAGTATTCTGCCTTGGTTGCATCAGGAGCGCTGGCATTCTCCGATGCCGTGAAAACAGTCAGATCCCGTGGTGCTTTTATGCAGGAGGCTGTTCCTGTAGGCACCGGGGCTATGGCCGCTATTCTAGGCGTTGAGCCGACAATCATTGCCGAGATTTGCACTGAAGCCGCACAAGGAGAGGTTGTTTCTCCGGCTAATTTCAATTCTCCTGGCCAGGTTGTCATTGCAGGTCATTCTTCAGCTGTGAACCGGGCCATTGAAATTGCAAAAGGGAGAGGCTTCCGTAAAGCGATGCTGCTGCCGGTAAGCGCCCCATTCCATTGCTCTCTTATGGTGCCGGCAGGGGAAAGGCTGGCAGCAGTCCTGGCCGAGGTGACAGTGAACGGCCTTTCATCGCCTGTTGTAACCAATGTGGAGGCACAGCCGAATCAGGACTCATCACGGGTAAGTGAGCTGCTGGTCAAGCAGGTAAGCGCCCCTGTCCGCTGGGAAGATTCCATCCTGTGCATGGTTGGATCCGGGGTTTCCTCATTTCTGGAAATCGGACCAGGCAAGGTTCTGTCCGGCTTGGTCAAAAGAATCAGTAAAGAATCCTCAACAGCAAATATTGAGGATGTCGCCTCATTGCAGGCACTTTAGTCGTCATTTTAAGTCTAGTTGAAAAGGAGCTATGCAATGCCAAATGGAAAGATAGCCTTAATCACCGGTGCATCCCGTGGTATTGGCCGTAGCATCTCACTGGCACTTGCTGCACAGGGAGCGAAGATCGTTGCGGTAGATCTTGACCTTGCCGCAACCGAGGTCGTGGTCGAGGAGCTTAAGCAGCTGGGGGCGGAAGCTATTGCAGTCCAGGGTAACGTTACCGTTGCTGAGGATGCCGAAAAAATGGTTGACGCTGCAGTAGCGAAATTCGGTCGTGTTGACATTCTTGTCAACAATGCTGGAATCACCCGTGACGGGCTTCTCCTCAGGATGAAGGACGAGGATTGGGACGCGGTGCTGACCGTAAACCTTAAAGGTGCATTCCTTTGCACCAGAGCGGTATCAAAAGTCATGACCAAGCAGCGTTCCGGCAGAATAATCAATATTGCGTCCATTGTCGGCCAGATGGGTAATGCCGGTCAGGCCAACTATTGCGCCAGCAAGGCCGGGCTAATCGGTCTCACTAAATCCAATGCCCGTGAGCTGGCAAAGAGAAACATCACAGTAAATGCCGTTGCCCCTGGTTTTATCGCAACAGCGATGACTGATGCCCTTTCCGAAAAGGTCCGCGGGGAACTGACGGCCCAGATACCTTTGGAGCGTCTCGGATCGCCTGAAGATATTGCAAATGCGGTAGTATTCCTTGCTGCAGAGAATTCAGGGTATATTACCGGTCAGGTTATTGCTGTCAACGGCGGGATGTACATGTAAAAATACCTTTTGCAATTTTAGAGAATCGTGCTAAGAAGCAAAGACACGCACACACTGCCTGATAAAGGTAAAACATCAATGGAGGTATGAGGAATGTCCACAATAGAAAAAAGAGTTAAGGAAATAGTAGCCGAGCAGCTGGGTGTTGAAGAGGCACAGGTCACCAACGAAGCGTCATTCATGGACGATCTAGGCGCTGATTCGCTTGACACTGTTGAACTGGTAATGGCCCTCGAAGAAGAATTCGATATCGAGATCTCCGATGAGAACGCTGAGAAGATTCAGAATGTTCAGGACGCCATCGACTATATTACTGAGCACACCTAGGAAATCCTTCTCGCACGAGAAAGAGATCTTCGTTTTTCATGGGTGCCTCCAGAGGGCACCCTTTTTCTGATATTCAGGAGACAAAACGTATGAGACGAGTTGTGGTGACTGGGGTCGGCGTCGTATCACCCCTAGGGACCGGCAATGATGTGAATTGGAACGCCCTTACTGCTGGCCGGTCAGGAATTGCCGGCATTACCCGTTTTGATGCCTCTGATATTCCTGTGCGGATCGCAGGTGAGGTCAAGGACTTCAATCCGGAAGACTTTATCGACAAAAAAGAGATCAAGAAAATGGATCTCTTTATCCAATATTCCTTGGCTGCGGCACATTTTGCCATGGAGGATTCCGGACTGGTCATTGATGAAAGCAATGCCGAGCGGGTCGGAGTCCTGGTAGGTGCCGGTCTTGGCGGGTTGCCGACCATTGAGAAATATCATCAGGCGCTCATGGAGGGGGGATATAAAAAGATCTCGCCATTTTTCATCCCCATGCTGATCATAAATCTCGCCCCAGGGCATATTTCGATGAAATATGGTGCAAAGGGGCCCAACGTATCATCGGTTTCTGCTTGTGCGACAGGTACTCACTCAATCGGTGACGCATACCACATGATCAAGCGTGGCGACGCTGATGCCATGATTGCCGGTGGCACCGAATCTACAGTTACCCCACTTGGGATTGGCGGCTTTGCTGTCATGAAGGCCCTTTCCACCAGAAATGACGATCCGACCGCTGCATCCAGGCCTTTTGAGAAAAACCGTGACGGTTTCATCATGGGCGAGGGCGCTGGGATTGTTGTTCTTGAGGAGTACGAGTCAGCTCGGAAACGTGGTGCGAAAATCTACGGTGAGGTTGTTGGTTATGGCTTGACCGGTGATGCCTAC contains:
- the plsX gene encoding phosphate acyltransferase PlsX translates to MRVAIDAMGGDNAPGVEVEGAVNAAREFGIPVTLVGDEDRIRAELAHYDSTGLDIQIKHASEVVGMHDSPSDAIRKKKDSSIRVAFELVKSGDAEAVVSAGNSGATMAAGMFVLKRIKGIERPAIAQIFPTLKGKTLVLDVGGNVDCKPVHLVHFAIMGSVYARSIMGIETPRIGLLSNGEEESKGNELTRETNAFLKDAPISYAGYIEGRDIFAGAVDVVVCDGFVGNVVLKLSEGLSEAVGKMLKEEILKSFLPKIGFLLARPAFQRFMKKVDYAEYGGAPLLGIDGVGMICHGGSNTKAIKNAIKFAHEYAQRGVNQKMAEKLQENFARSTQPEGLNKETAIS
- the fabG gene encoding 3-oxoacyl-[acyl-carrier-protein] reductase; its protein translation is MPNGKIALITGASRGIGRSISLALAAQGAKIVAVDLDLAATEVVVEELKQLGAEAIAVQGNVTVAEDAEKMVDAAVAKFGRVDILVNNAGITRDGLLLRMKDEDWDAVLTVNLKGAFLCTRAVSKVMTKQRSGRIINIASIVGQMGNAGQANYCASKAGLIGLTKSNARELAKRNITVNAVAPGFIATAMTDALSEKVRGELTAQIPLERLGSPEDIANAVVFLAAENSGYITGQVIAVNGGMYM
- the acpP gene encoding acyl carrier protein, whose amino-acid sequence is MSTIEKRVKEIVAEQLGVEEAQVTNEASFMDDLGADSLDTVELVMALEEEFDIEISDENAEKIQNVQDAIDYITEHT
- the fabF gene encoding beta-ketoacyl-ACP synthase II, producing the protein MRRVVVTGVGVVSPLGTGNDVNWNALTAGRSGIAGITRFDASDIPVRIAGEVKDFNPEDFIDKKEIKKMDLFIQYSLAAAHFAMEDSGLVIDESNAERVGVLVGAGLGGLPTIEKYHQALMEGGYKKISPFFIPMLIINLAPGHISMKYGAKGPNVSSVSACATGTHSIGDAYHMIKRGDADAMIAGGTESTVTPLGIGGFAVMKALSTRNDDPTAASRPFEKNRDGFIMGEGAGIVVLEEYESARKRGAKIYGEVVGYGLTGDAYHLTAPAPGGEGAARCMKMALNGAGINPEQVGYINAHGTSTPMNDLYETMAIKSTFGDHAKKVMVSSTKSMTGHLLGAAGGIEAVFSLMAMNKGVVPPTINYQEPDPECDLDYVPNTARDAKIEYAMSNNFGFGGTNASILFKKI
- a CDS encoding beta-ketoacyl-ACP synthase III, with translation MLRPVILGTGCAVPAKILTNADLERMVDTTDEWITSRTGIAERHIASSGEYTSTFATKAAELALEKAGVTADEIELIVVATVTPDFPFPSTACLVQNNIKASRAAAFDISAACSGFLYGLSLVEKMIITGSISKALVIGAEVLSRVVDWSDRNTCCLFGDGAGAVVLGTSQSGNGILSTHIHSDGSYWDLLFQPGIGNRNPASKKALEERLMFLQMQGNEVFKLAVRAMEDAAHEALDANDLKLDDIDLFIPHQANRRIIDAIGKRLGINNDRIFVNLHKYGNTSAASIPIALDEANRSGRIQPGNLLLLDSFGGGLTWASTLIRW
- a CDS encoding YceD family protein, with the translated sequence MIIRVNDITDKVRRITAVEEIAEHPVLKALQDDGECTFRSPLSLEFSIVREYDHIRVEGVVSVNVTLACSRCLAAYETGLKSEFTIFYSKSKDRFTPDEEVELGEKELVSAYYEGDEIDVAPEIADHVLIELPLKPLCTTSCQGLCSTCGADLNTTTCRCSETSTGFAFSALKNFKVER
- a CDS encoding L-threonylcarbamoyladenylate synthase; its protein translation is MLLAINHENPQPRLIERVAATLEKGGIIAYPTDTTYGIGCSIFNKRGIERIYQLKQREKKKPFSFICADLSEVARYAKVSNYAFKVMKRLLPGPYTFVLDAGSVVPDLLLTRQKTVGIRIPDNRICLEIVKRLAHPIITTSANRSGEDPIGDPQQIVDEMGNDLDIIIDGGLLPADVSSVVSLIGNQPEVLRVGVGDVGWCS
- the fabD gene encoding ACP S-malonyltransferase, with the protein product MSKRAFIFPGQGSQFAGMGKDLAQNFKIAQDVFSEADDALGFKLSELCFNGPDEDLKLTTNTQPAILTVSIAALRVLQAEKGLQADYFAGHSLGEYSALVASGALAFSDAVKTVRSRGAFMQEAVPVGTGAMAAILGVEPTIIAEICTEAAQGEVVSPANFNSPGQVVIAGHSSAVNRAIEIAKGRGFRKAMLLPVSAPFHCSLMVPAGERLAAVLAEVTVNGLSSPVVTNVEAQPNQDSSRVSELLVKQVSAPVRWEDSILCMVGSGVSSFLEIGPGKVLSGLVKRISKESSTANIEDVASLQAL
- the rpmF gene encoding 50S ribosomal protein L32, whose protein sequence is MAVPKKKTSKSRKNMRRAHDFLTAPATSVCPQCKSPKMPHRVCPSCGTYKGKEILKTEDL